The following coding sequences are from one Deinococcus metalli window:
- a CDS encoding HNH endonuclease: MRVLVLALVLGSAGALNLHAPLLPDPALTPGDALTSDPAVICTPGYTHTVRNVPQALKEPIYRAYGITSREKGEYEIDHLISLELGGSNSARNLWPESFKTQPLNAHVKDTLENTLHDLACSGRLTFVQAQQAIAQNW, from the coding sequence ATGCGAGTCCTCGTCCTGGCCCTGGTGCTGGGCAGTGCCGGCGCCCTCAACCTTCACGCGCCGCTCCTCCCCGATCCGGCCCTGACCCCCGGTGACGCCCTCACCAGCGACCCCGCCGTCATCTGCACGCCCGGCTACACCCACACCGTCCGCAACGTCCCCCAGGCGCTCAAGGAGCCGATCTACCGCGCCTACGGCATCACCTCCCGCGAAAAAGGCGAGTATGAGATCGACCACCTGATCTCCCTCGAACTCGGCGGCTCCAACTCAGCCCGCAACCTCTGGCCGGAGTCCTTCAAGACCCAGCCCCTGAACGCCCATGTCAAGGACACCCTCGAGAACACGCTGCACGACCTGGCGTGCAGCGGCAGGCTCACCTTCGTCCAGGCCCAGCAGGCCATCGCCCAGAACTGGTAA
- a CDS encoding sunset domain-containing protein: MSRKGIYHLPQGDGNYTATKAIVCFATPAAAEQAGYRGIR, translated from the coding sequence GTGAGCCGCAAGGGGATCTACCATCTCCCGCAGGGAGATGGGAACTACACCGCGACCAAGGCGATCGTCTGCTTCGCGACTCCGGCCGCGGCTGAACAGGCCGGCTATCGGGGGATCCGATGA
- a CDS encoding peroxiredoxin-like family protein: MTLTSPIHSLMPRQPVPELSVPLVGGGHWTLAEQTPHLFTMVVFYRGLHCPVCARYLRDLHSLLPEFTQRGVSIIALSSDTQERAERANANWHLDGLTLGYGLDLHVARHWGLYVSASIGVTSTGVEEPALFSEPGVFLVRPDRSLYYGSTQTMPFARPAFRDLLGAIDYAVTKNYPARGEVMAF, encoded by the coding sequence ATGACCTTGACGTCGCCCATCCATTCCCTGATGCCCCGTCAGCCCGTCCCAGAATTGAGCGTTCCCCTGGTCGGTGGCGGCCACTGGACGCTGGCTGAACAGACGCCACACCTCTTTACCATGGTCGTCTTTTACCGCGGCCTGCACTGCCCCGTATGCGCCAGGTACCTGCGGGATCTGCACAGCCTGCTGCCAGAATTCACCCAGCGTGGCGTCTCCATCATCGCATTGAGCAGCGATACGCAGGAGCGGGCCGAGCGGGCCAACGCCAACTGGCACCTGGACGGCCTCACCCTCGGCTACGGTCTCGACCTGCACGTTGCCCGGCACTGGGGGCTGTACGTGTCGGCATCAATCGGAGTGACCTCCACCGGGGTGGAGGAGCCGGCGCTGTTCAGCGAGCCGGGCGTGTTCCTGGTCCGCCCGGATCGCTCGCTGTATTACGGGAGCACGCAGACCATGCCCTTCGCACGGCCGGCCTTCCGGGATCTGCTCGGGGCCATAGACTACGCGGTGACCAAAAACTATCCGGCGCGTGGTGAGGTCATGGCGTTCTGA
- a CDS encoding lysophospholipid acyltransferase family protein, protein MLKHLGVRLDVTGLEHAQGGPYVIVALHEGIADPLCLLQLPLPMRFVARREIFGWPGIGPAITRLGHVSINPEHPLGGFRDLWRSAKRIVGGGESLAVFPQGAIAGLQSDFHRGAFEVARRVQAPILPVAISGTHRIWAHPFSPALRYGQRVSLTVLPPISAHDVQGTASEVLRIQTRRAMKAAALAPGAAPARRFDPDRDGYWDGYQLDIDPDFPDLARQMAEHRAALLARSA, encoded by the coding sequence GTGCTGAAGCATCTGGGCGTGCGCCTCGACGTCACCGGGTTGGAACATGCGCAGGGCGGCCCGTACGTAATCGTGGCGCTGCATGAGGGCATCGCGGATCCACTGTGCCTGCTGCAGCTGCCCCTCCCGATGCGCTTTGTCGCGCGGCGGGAGATCTTCGGCTGGCCCGGCATCGGCCCGGCGATCACCCGGCTGGGGCATGTGTCGATCAACCCCGAGCATCCGCTGGGCGGCTTCCGTGACCTGTGGCGCAGCGCCAAGCGCATCGTGGGGGGCGGGGAAAGCCTGGCGGTGTTCCCGCAGGGGGCGATTGCGGGCCTCCAGAGTGACTTTCACCGGGGCGCGTTCGAGGTGGCCCGGCGCGTCCAGGCCCCGATCCTCCCCGTGGCCATCTCAGGCACGCACCGCATCTGGGCACACCCGTTTTCTCCCGCCCTGCGCTATGGGCAGCGGGTCAGCCTCACCGTGCTCCCACCCATCAGCGCGCACGACGTGCAAGGCACCGCATCCGAGGTCCTGCGGATCCAGACCCGCCGGGCCATGAAGGCGGCCGCCCTCGCCCCCGGCGCGGCACCCGCCCGCCGCTTCGACCCGGATCGGGACGGCTACTGGGACGGCTACCAGCTGGACATCGATCCGGACTTCCCCGACCTGGCGCGGCAGATGGCCGAGCACCGCGCCGCCCTCCTGGCCCGGTCGGCCTGA
- a CDS encoding ABC transporter substrate-binding protein, whose amino-acid sequence MNKLPLLALTTALLTLDTMGTAQSTPSWAATQKAAQNQTVNFYMWGGSNDINAYVDTVVAPAAKKLGVTLRRVPVSDTVQAVNKVLGEKQAGKNAGGSVDLIWINGENFKTAQQAKLLRTGWAEALPNAKYVNWQSPAIRTDFGFPVDGAESPWGSSQWQYVYDSTRVKEADLPHSFRALATWIHAHPGRFTFPAPPNFSGNRFLRQAMFELAGGQAQFTGAFKPDVWAKTSPLLWSYVNAIRPDLWRNGQTFPADVPNLYSLFSNGEIDFAFVQNIAGIAAEVNSGVLPNTARVFIFDAGTVTDTHYVAIPYNAAHPDAAKVVANLLLTPELQLAKLSGKVWGDGLGIDPQRVSPAFQAQVKAALKVGPYTLDPALLAKKSFGDVAAEYDRNVQDGFKANVLK is encoded by the coding sequence ATGAACAAACTCCCCCTCCTGGCCCTGACCACCGCCCTGCTCACCCTGGACACCATGGGCACGGCCCAATCCACCCCCTCGTGGGCGGCCACGCAGAAAGCAGCCCAGAATCAGACCGTGAACTTCTACATGTGGGGCGGCTCCAACGACATCAACGCCTACGTGGACACCGTGGTCGCCCCCGCCGCGAAGAAACTCGGCGTGACCCTGCGCCGCGTGCCGGTGTCCGACACCGTACAGGCCGTGAACAAGGTGCTGGGCGAGAAGCAGGCCGGCAAGAACGCGGGCGGCAGCGTGGACCTGATCTGGATCAACGGCGAGAACTTCAAGACCGCGCAGCAGGCCAAGCTGCTCCGAACCGGGTGGGCCGAGGCGCTGCCGAACGCGAAGTACGTGAACTGGCAGAGCCCCGCCATCCGTACGGACTTCGGCTTCCCCGTGGACGGTGCAGAGTCCCCGTGGGGCAGCTCGCAGTGGCAGTACGTGTACGACTCCACGCGCGTGAAGGAGGCCGACCTGCCGCATTCGTTCAGGGCGCTGGCCACCTGGATCCACGCGCATCCGGGGCGCTTCACCTTTCCGGCCCCACCGAACTTCTCCGGGAACCGCTTCCTGCGCCAGGCGATGTTCGAACTCGCGGGCGGGCAGGCGCAGTTCACCGGCGCCTTCAAGCCGGACGTCTGGGCCAAAACGTCGCCACTGCTGTGGTCGTACGTGAACGCTATCCGGCCAGATCTGTGGCGCAACGGGCAGACCTTCCCGGCGGACGTGCCGAACCTGTACTCGCTGTTTTCCAACGGCGAGATCGACTTCGCGTTCGTGCAGAACATTGCGGGGATCGCTGCCGAGGTGAACAGCGGCGTGCTGCCGAACACGGCGCGGGTGTTCATCTTCGACGCGGGCACCGTGACCGACACGCACTACGTCGCCATTCCCTACAACGCCGCGCACCCAGACGCCGCGAAGGTCGTCGCGAACCTGCTGCTCACGCCTGAGCTGCAACTGGCCAAGCTCTCCGGCAAGGTCTGGGGCGACGGCCTGGGCATCGATCCGCAGCGGGTGAGTCCAGCCTTCCAGGCGCAGGTGAAGGCGGCGCTGAAGGTCGGGCCGTACACCCTCGACCCGGCGCTGCTGGCCAAAAAATCATTTGGCGATGTGGCCGCCGAGTACGACCGGAACGTGCAGGACGGCTTCAAGGCCAACGTCCTGAAGTGA
- a CDS encoding ABC transporter permease — MRRWLPLLPALLITVGLFGGGLLLSVVQSLGYAPALGQTALNVDAYRALLADHTFWASLGLTAWVATISTALAAVFGTGLALLLHRAGRAAPGHAARLRFLAGLTLPIPHLVAAILTLLLLSQSGLLSRLTLAAGLTQGPQDFPALLYDPRGVGIILELVWKETPFIALNVLAVLSGLDPRLQDVARSLGAGRWSRFTGITLPLVRPALLSSGVLVFAYTLASFEVPALLGATSPTTLPVLAYRAFTDADLNARATAMALSVVIALLGGLLVWAYVRAQAAGRLR, encoded by the coding sequence GTGAGGCGGTGGCTGCCGCTGCTGCCCGCCCTGCTGATCACCGTGGGGCTGTTCGGCGGCGGGCTGCTCCTCAGTGTCGTGCAGAGTCTGGGGTATGCGCCCGCGCTGGGGCAGACGGCGCTGAACGTTGACGCCTACCGCGCGCTGCTGGCGGATCACACCTTCTGGGCGTCTCTGGGCCTGACCGCGTGGGTGGCGACAATCAGCACGGCCCTTGCGGCCGTCTTCGGGACGGGACTGGCGCTGCTGCTGCACCGCGCCGGGCGGGCGGCCCCAGGCCACGCCGCCCGCCTGCGCTTCCTGGCGGGGCTCACGCTGCCGATTCCCCACCTCGTCGCGGCGATCCTCACGCTGCTGCTGCTGTCGCAGAGTGGCCTGCTGTCGCGGCTCACGCTCGCGGCCGGGCTCACGCAGGGCCCGCAGGACTTCCCGGCGCTCCTGTACGACCCGCGCGGCGTGGGCATCATCCTCGAACTGGTGTGGAAGGAAACGCCGTTCATCGCCCTGAATGTGCTCGCCGTACTCAGCGGCCTTGATCCCCGCCTCCAGGACGTGGCCCGGAGCCTGGGGGCGGGCCGGTGGTCACGGTTCACCGGGATCACGCTGCCGCTGGTCCGCCCGGCGCTGCTGTCGTCGGGCGTGCTGGTCTTCGCGTACACGCTGGCGTCGTTCGAGGTGCCCGCCCTGCTCGGCGCGACCTCCCCGACCACACTACCGGTGCTGGCCTACCGGGCGTTCACGGATGCCGACCTGAACGCCCGCGCAACCGCCATGGCCCTGAGCGTGGTCATCGCCCTCCTGGGCGGGCTGCTGGTCTGGGCCTACGTCCGTGCCCAGGCGGCCGGACGGCTGCGATGA
- a CDS encoding ABC transporter permease translates to MTAPRRPTTLALGLGVSALLPLALLGTWSFAGRWFFPAPLPTEWSLRAWSAVLAPGAQVWTALWGSVWVATVAALLGTAIALPAARALGGWRGAGRGWVQAALLGPLVLPAFASVMGIQVVFIRLGLADTRVGVVIAHLIPVVPYAVVLLGGVFAGYDPRLEEVARTLGARPAQVWWRVTLPAILPGVLVTGLFAFLVSWSEYLLTLIVGGAQVLTLPLLLFSAVQGGDYAITAVVSLLYLAPTLLVFALVAPRVQGWRT, encoded by the coding sequence ATGACTGCACCCCGCCGCCCGACCACGCTGGCGCTCGGTCTGGGCGTCTCTGCGCTGCTGCCGCTGGCACTGCTGGGCACGTGGTCGTTCGCAGGCCGGTGGTTTTTCCCGGCCCCGCTGCCCACCGAGTGGAGCCTGCGGGCGTGGTCGGCCGTGCTCGCGCCCGGCGCGCAGGTCTGGACGGCCCTGTGGGGCAGCGTGTGGGTGGCGACCGTGGCGGCACTGCTCGGGACGGCCATCGCCCTTCCGGCCGCGCGGGCGCTCGGCGGGTGGCGCGGGGCAGGGCGCGGATGGGTGCAGGCGGCGCTGCTGGGGCCGCTGGTGCTCCCGGCGTTCGCGTCGGTGATGGGCATCCAGGTGGTGTTCATCCGCCTGGGCCTCGCGGACACCCGGGTGGGCGTGGTGATCGCGCACCTGATCCCGGTCGTGCCGTACGCTGTGGTGCTGCTGGGCGGCGTGTTCGCCGGCTACGATCCCCGGCTTGAGGAGGTCGCCCGCACCCTCGGGGCACGTCCGGCGCAGGTGTGGTGGCGCGTGACCCTTCCCGCCATCCTGCCCGGCGTGCTCGTCACGGGGCTGTTCGCGTTTCTGGTGTCGTGGAGCGAGTACCTGCTCACACTGATCGTCGGCGGCGCGCAGGTACTGACGCTGCCGCTGCTGCTGTTCAGTGCTGTGCAGGGCGGCGATTACGCGATCACCGCGGTCGTGTCGCTGCTGTACCTTGCGCCCACGCTGCTGGTCTTTGCGCTGGTGGCCCCGCGCGTGCAGGGCTGGCGCACGTGA
- a CDS encoding ABC transporter ATP-binding protein, producing MTRLELRAVRRTYPGGLEVLRGIDLDIHSGERFVLLGASGSGKSTLLRVIAGLDAPDAGDVYLDGQSMTGVPAERRDLGLVFQQPLLFPHLSVEGNLRFGLRHRKLPEVEVTARVADMLVRTGLDGLGPRRPNQLSGGQEGRVALARALITRPRALLLDEPLSALDAPLRRELREWIVTLQRATGTTLLLVTHDQEEALAVAQRIGFLHGGHLQQVGTPQEIYARPATVDVARFFGALNIVPGQQEGLLVNTVLGCIHAARPGHGSVSVTIRPEAWQPGPAAVNTVEGVIRSTTFGGAHWTYVLDACGLPLVWHAPTSVHLQPGDPLTLHAPPDACWPVATDVQ from the coding sequence GTGACCCGGCTGGAACTGCGCGCCGTGAGGAGGACGTATCCAGGCGGGCTGGAGGTGCTGCGCGGTATCGACCTGGATATCCACAGTGGCGAGCGCTTCGTGCTGCTGGGCGCGTCCGGCAGCGGCAAGAGCACCCTGCTGCGCGTGATCGCCGGTCTGGACGCGCCGGACGCCGGGGACGTCTACCTAGACGGCCAGTCCATGACCGGAGTGCCTGCCGAACGGCGTGACCTGGGTCTGGTCTTCCAGCAGCCGCTGCTGTTTCCACACCTGAGCGTCGAGGGCAACCTGCGCTTCGGCCTGCGCCACCGGAAGCTGCCCGAAGTCGAAGTCACGGCCCGAGTGGCGGACATGCTTGTGCGGACGGGCCTGGACGGCCTCGGCCCACGCCGCCCGAACCAGTTGTCCGGCGGCCAGGAAGGCCGCGTCGCCCTGGCCCGCGCGCTGATCACCCGCCCCCGCGCGCTGCTGCTTGACGAGCCGCTGAGTGCCCTGGACGCCCCGCTGCGCCGCGAGCTCCGCGAGTGGATCGTGACCCTGCAACGCGCCACGGGCACCACGCTGCTGCTCGTCACCCACGACCAGGAGGAGGCGCTGGCCGTCGCGCAGCGCATCGGGTTCCTGCATGGCGGCCACCTCCAGCAGGTCGGCACGCCGCAGGAGATCTACGCGCGGCCGGCGACCGTGGACGTGGCCCGCTTCTTCGGCGCGCTGAATATCGTTCCCGGCCAGCAGGAGGGCCTGCTGGTCAACACGGTTCTGGGCTGCATCCACGCGGCCCGGCCCGGCCACGGTTCCGTCAGCGTCACCATCCGCCCAGAGGCGTGGCAGCCCGGTCCGGCGGCGGTGAATACGGTGGAGGGCGTGATCCGTTCCACGACCTTCGGTGGTGCCCACTGGACCTACGTGCTGGACGCCTGTGGACTGCCTCTCGTGTGGCATGCGCCGACCAGCGTTCACCTCCAGCCGGGCGACCCCCTCACTCTTCACGCGCCTCCGGACGCCTGCTGGCCCGTGGCCACAGACGTCCAATGA
- a CDS encoding flavin-containing monooxygenase — MNDGTPLDALVIGGGSAGLAAAFWLQRRNLRFTVLEANSSPSGAWPVYYSSLTLFTPARHSRLPGLPFPGPPDHYPSRDAMAAYLRAYAEQLALPVEQDADVTCVQSMNGGFHITSRDGRTWSARTVVAATGTFRRPHRPSLPGAEHSRVQTLHASDYRHPEPFAGQRIVVVGAGNSGAQIAAELGRVARVTLAFRHPLRLFPQRPLGHDLTDWLTWSGVERVPIGAFGRVPDAQPVIAVPGLRAALHRGNPDLRPMFTALTQGGVRWADGSVEPIDTVILATGYGWNGAYLPPPALGPDGEPRQCLGSSTAIPGLYFVGLPGQRTVASGTVRAAGPDARAVVRHLAHHLEASHAPT; from the coding sequence GTGAACGACGGTACGCCCCTGGATGCGCTGGTCATCGGCGGCGGCTCGGCGGGCCTCGCGGCGGCATTCTGGCTGCAGCGCCGCAACCTGCGTTTCACGGTTCTGGAGGCGAATTCCAGTCCATCCGGGGCGTGGCCCGTGTACTACAGCAGCCTGACGCTGTTCACGCCCGCGCGGCATTCCAGGCTGCCGGGCCTGCCGTTTCCTGGCCCGCCCGACCACTACCCCTCCCGGGACGCCATGGCCGCCTACCTGCGCGCCTACGCGGAGCAGCTGGCCCTGCCGGTCGAGCAGGACGCGGACGTGACCTGCGTCCAGTCCATGAACGGCGGCTTTCACATCACCTCCCGGGATGGTCGGACGTGGTCGGCCCGGACGGTGGTGGCCGCCACCGGCACCTTCCGGCGACCACACCGGCCGTCCCTGCCGGGAGCCGAGCACAGTCGGGTGCAGACGCTGCACGCCTCCGACTACCGCCATCCGGAGCCCTTCGCGGGGCAGCGGATCGTGGTCGTGGGCGCGGGCAACTCCGGCGCACAGATCGCCGCGGAGCTGGGGCGCGTGGCGAGGGTGACGCTCGCGTTCCGCCACCCTCTCCGGCTGTTCCCGCAGCGGCCCCTGGGTCATGACCTCACCGACTGGCTCACATGGTCTGGTGTGGAACGTGTGCCCATTGGCGCTTTTGGGCGCGTGCCTGACGCGCAGCCCGTCATCGCTGTCCCCGGCCTGCGCGCCGCCCTGCACCGCGGGAATCCAGACCTCCGGCCCATGTTCACGGCCCTGACGCAAGGGGGGGTGCGCTGGGCGGACGGCAGCGTGGAGCCCATCGATACGGTGATCCTCGCGACCGGGTACGGCTGGAATGGGGCATATCTGCCGCCGCCGGCGCTCGGCCCAGACGGGGAGCCGCGGCAGTGCCTCGGGAGCAGCACGGCGATCCCGGGCCTGTACTTCGTGGGCCTCCCTGGTCAGCGCACTGTGGCGTCCGGCACGGTGCGCGCCGCCGGCCCGGACGCGCGGGCGGTCGTCCGTCACCTCGCCCATCATCTGGAGGCTTCCCATGCGCCGACCTGA